The Burkholderia cepacia genome includes a region encoding these proteins:
- a CDS encoding FAD-dependent monooxygenase translates to MKIVIAGGSIAGLAAALTLDCIGHDVTVYERSPNPLRGQGGGVAVLRRMMAFLEQHGRHCRRMISVPTHRRRWIDRQGAVTRDEPEMLPFSSWDAVYRSLCDTLPPGRIRYGRAITGFDPHADGIDVHVEDERIRADLLIAADGAGSSLRTRLFPGCAPSFAGYVAWRGIVDEAAFDADAIASLVENMTLHKAPGELFMAFLIPALDGSLEPGARRFNWLWYRNETDLDALRRHLTDRDGRVHHASVHPGRLADDSAASLRQLAAERLPAVLSQLVLATRAPFVQAIFDAMSPDFVGGRVALVGDAACTVRPHTASGTSKAAQDAVSLAEALPPGAADVVERLARWSAQRRTEVTTLLAKGPQLAASFGLGTSIHDD, encoded by the coding sequence ATGAAGATAGTCATTGCAGGAGGCTCGATCGCGGGCCTCGCGGCCGCGCTGACGCTCGATTGCATCGGGCACGACGTGACCGTCTACGAGCGCTCGCCCAACCCGCTGCGCGGCCAGGGCGGCGGTGTGGCCGTGCTGCGGCGCATGATGGCGTTTCTCGAACAGCATGGCCGGCATTGCCGCCGCATGATCAGCGTGCCGACGCATCGGCGGCGATGGATCGATCGTCAAGGCGCCGTCACGCGCGACGAACCCGAAATGCTGCCGTTCTCGTCGTGGGACGCCGTCTACCGCTCGCTGTGCGATACGCTGCCGCCGGGACGAATCCGCTACGGCCGCGCGATCACCGGCTTCGACCCGCACGCCGACGGCATCGACGTGCACGTCGAAGACGAACGCATCCGCGCGGATCTCCTGATCGCGGCCGACGGCGCGGGATCGAGCCTGCGCACGCGCCTCTTCCCCGGCTGCGCGCCGTCGTTCGCCGGCTATGTCGCGTGGCGCGGCATCGTCGACGAAGCCGCGTTCGACGCGGACGCGATCGCGTCGCTGGTCGAGAACATGACGCTGCACAAGGCGCCGGGCGAACTGTTCATGGCGTTCCTGATTCCCGCGCTCGACGGTTCGCTCGAACCCGGTGCGCGCCGCTTCAACTGGCTCTGGTATCGCAACGAAACGGACCTCGATGCGCTGCGCCGCCACCTGACCGATCGTGACGGACGCGTGCACCACGCGTCGGTCCATCCGGGGCGGCTGGCCGACGACAGCGCCGCGTCGCTGCGGCAACTGGCCGCCGAGCGGCTGCCGGCCGTGCTGTCGCAACTGGTGCTCGCGACGCGCGCGCCGTTCGTCCAGGCGATTTTCGACGCGATGAGCCCCGACTTCGTCGGCGGCCGCGTCGCGCTGGTCGGCGACGCCGCATGCACCGTGCGCCCGCATACGGCGTCGGGCACGTCGAAGGCGGCCCAGGACGCCGTGTCGCTCGCCGAAGCGCTGCCGCCCGGTGCGGCCGATGTCGTCGAGCGCCTCGCGCGCTGGTCGGCGCAGCGGCGCACGGAAGTGACGACGCTGCTCGCGAAAGGGCCTCAGCTCGCCGCATCGTTCGGGCTCGGCACATCGATTCACGACGATTGA
- a CDS encoding glutathione S-transferase N-terminal domain-containing protein produces the protein MLDLYYWTTPNGHKVTMLLEEAGLPYRIVPVNIGRGEQFAPDFLRIAPNNRIPALVDRAPADGGEPLSIFESGAILLYLADKTRRFIPQDLRGRNLVLQWLFWQMGGLGPMAGQNHHFAQYAPEPLPYAIDRYVKETSRLYGVLDKQLADGRDYIAGDYSIADIACYPWIVPHERQRQRLDDFPHLARWFERIGARPATIRAYERAKEVNVTPVVDEQSRSILFGQSAATVR, from the coding sequence ATGCTCGACCTCTACTACTGGACGACGCCCAACGGGCACAAGGTGACGATGTTGCTCGAGGAAGCCGGGCTGCCGTACCGGATCGTCCCGGTGAACATCGGCCGCGGCGAGCAGTTCGCGCCCGACTTCCTGCGCATCGCGCCGAACAACCGGATTCCCGCGCTCGTCGACCGGGCGCCGGCCGACGGCGGCGAGCCGCTGTCGATCTTCGAATCGGGCGCGATCCTGCTGTACCTCGCGGACAAGACCCGCCGCTTCATTCCGCAGGACCTGCGCGGCCGCAATCTCGTGCTGCAGTGGCTGTTCTGGCAGATGGGCGGGCTCGGGCCGATGGCCGGGCAGAACCATCATTTCGCGCAGTACGCGCCCGAACCGCTGCCGTATGCGATCGATCGCTACGTGAAGGAGACGTCGCGGCTGTACGGCGTGCTCGACAAGCAGCTGGCGGACGGCCGCGACTACATCGCGGGCGATTACTCGATCGCCGACATCGCGTGCTATCCGTGGATCGTGCCGCACGAGCGCCAGCGTCAGCGTCTCGACGATTTCCCGCATCTGGCGCGGTGGTTCGAGCGGATCGGCGCGCGGCCGGCGACGATCCGCGCGTACGAGCGCGCGAAGGAAGTCAACGTGACGCCCGTCGTCGACGAGCAATCGCGCAGCATCCTGTTCGGGCAATCCGCCGCGACGGTGCGCTGA
- a CDS encoding glutathione S-transferase family protein, with protein sequence MIQFHYNPSPNPAKVALFLEEAGLPYELVPVDPRKGEQHSAAFRAINPNAKTPAIVDGDATVFDSNAILLYLAEKTGRFLPDDTPAARGEMLSWLMFVATGIGPYAGQAVHFKHHAPEPNAYAINRYDFEAWRHWRIVDERLATSRYMLGDTYTLVDMAVWGWARAVPFVLGETAWEQLPHVKRLLDDINARPAAQRAEALKARHAFKIEMDDEARRAMFPQNARLEAGAATGA encoded by the coding sequence ATGATCCAGTTCCACTACAACCCTTCCCCGAATCCCGCCAAGGTCGCGCTGTTCCTGGAAGAAGCCGGGCTGCCGTACGAGTTGGTGCCGGTCGATCCGCGCAAGGGCGAACAGCACTCGGCCGCGTTCAGGGCGATCAACCCGAACGCGAAGACGCCCGCGATCGTCGACGGCGACGCCACGGTGTTCGACAGCAACGCGATCCTGCTGTACCTCGCGGAAAAGACCGGCCGGTTCCTCCCCGACGACACGCCGGCCGCGCGCGGCGAGATGCTGTCGTGGCTGATGTTCGTCGCGACCGGCATCGGCCCGTATGCGGGACAGGCGGTGCACTTCAAGCATCACGCGCCGGAGCCGAACGCGTACGCGATCAACCGTTACGACTTCGAGGCGTGGCGGCACTGGCGCATCGTCGACGAACGTCTCGCGACGTCGCGCTACATGCTCGGCGACACGTACACGCTGGTCGACATGGCGGTGTGGGGCTGGGCGCGCGCGGTGCCGTTCGTGCTCGGCGAAACCGCCTGGGAACAGTTGCCGCACGTGAAGCGCCTGCTCGACGACATCAATGCGCGGCCAGCCGCGCAGCGCGCCGAAGCGCTGAAGGCGCGCCACGCGTTCAAGATCGAGATGGACGACGAGGCCCGCCGCGCGATGTTCCCGCAGAATGCGCGGCTCGAGGCCGGCGCAGCAACCGGAGCGTGA
- a CDS encoding AraC family transcriptional regulator — MPDRLSNLISRFDLQARVFSDPSACSVDDAVRHDGAGHLHLLRAGRIVVTGGAIGRQTIDAPSMLFLPRPQSCRVDVGAHNPAELVSASIAFGSRDENPLLRSMPDLLVTPLNCVPSLDAVQQLLFAEALEPACGHHAMVNRLVEVLMVQMLRHAMRKQLVDTGSLAGLSDPRLGKALTALHSDPSRSWTLEDMAGTAGMSRSRFAAHFADVVGVPPGEYLLQWRIGLAKSLLRRGRPVKLVAAEVGYGSAGALARAFAQGVGLTPTQWLAQQRG, encoded by the coding sequence ATGCCAGACCGACTCTCCAATCTCATCAGCCGCTTCGACCTGCAAGCGCGCGTGTTCTCCGATCCCAGCGCGTGCAGCGTCGACGATGCCGTCCGCCACGACGGCGCCGGCCATCTGCACCTGTTGCGCGCCGGAAGGATCGTCGTGACCGGGGGCGCGATCGGACGCCAGACGATCGACGCGCCGAGCATGCTGTTCCTGCCGCGCCCCCAGTCCTGCCGGGTTGACGTGGGAGCGCACAACCCTGCCGAACTCGTATCCGCGAGCATCGCCTTCGGGTCTCGCGACGAGAATCCGTTGCTGCGCAGCATGCCCGACCTGCTGGTCACGCCGCTGAACTGCGTGCCGTCGCTCGACGCGGTCCAGCAACTGCTGTTCGCCGAAGCGCTCGAGCCCGCCTGCGGTCATCACGCGATGGTCAACCGGCTCGTCGAAGTGCTGATGGTCCAGATGCTCCGCCATGCGATGCGCAAGCAGCTCGTCGACACCGGCTCGCTCGCCGGCCTGTCCGATCCGCGGCTCGGCAAGGCGCTGACCGCGCTCCATTCGGACCCGTCGCGCAGCTGGACGCTCGAGGACATGGCCGGGACGGCCGGCATGTCCCGGTCGCGGTTTGCCGCGCATTTCGCGGACGTCGTCGGCGTGCCGCCGGGCGAATACCTGCTGCAGTGGCGGATCGGGCTCGCGAAGTCGCTGCTGCGCCGCGGCCGGCCGGTCAAGCTGGTTGCCGCCGAAGTCGGCTACGGCAGCGCCGGCGCGCTCGCGCGGGCGTTTGCGCAAGGCGTCGGGCTGACGCCGACGCAGTGGCTCGCGCAGCAGCGCGGGTAG
- a CDS encoding VOC family protein — translation MTDVTRTMKLNHLSFPSADTLATARFFERHLGFTIAGSWDKSWILKRPGFDVVIDHAGDAVPAWPKAFHAGFELPSLDAVRELYQRFKEERVEMVTDVFNNGRGSRFFCRAPGGVMFELNTRADAAPEYQGTFDD, via the coding sequence ATGACAGACGTCACCCGAACCATGAAGCTCAATCACCTGAGCTTCCCCTCCGCCGACACACTGGCGACGGCCCGATTCTTCGAGCGGCATCTCGGCTTCACGATCGCGGGAAGCTGGGACAAATCCTGGATCCTCAAGCGCCCGGGCTTCGACGTGGTGATCGATCACGCCGGCGACGCCGTGCCCGCCTGGCCGAAGGCGTTCCATGCCGGGTTCGAGCTGCCGAGCCTCGATGCCGTTCGCGAGCTGTATCAGCGCTTCAAGGAAGAGCGCGTCGAGATGGTGACGGACGTCTTCAACAACGGGCGCGGTTCGCGTTTCTTCTGCCGTGCGCCGGGCGGCGTGATGTTCGAGCTGAACACGCGCGCGGATGCCGCGCCGGAATATCAAGGCACGTTCGACGACTGA
- a CDS encoding reverse transcriptase family protein, which produces MHSSVYDTAHTIADAMLAGPPDPGGVAARMAAVLGDAPPWLHDVARDAIARFGARWAAVEPGDLTRLVAEAPGFVAAWRSDSPPAIVRILPRPAVQRPLPAALGALDLPQWATPGDLADWLGVAVPDLEWLADRWRVAARGSETPLHHYTYVAHDKRSGGCRLVEIPKGRLREAQRRILHGLLDRVPPHDAAHGFRKGRGIVSFAAPHADRAVVIRFDLADFFASVSAAKVHALFDTLGYPVEVVRTLTALCTNRVPSARLLAPDLRDRFDWIGRQRYRERHLPQGAPTSPALANLSAFRFDMRLAALARSLDATYTRYADDLAFSGGAVLTRATEWMTVRVAAIALEEGFALQLRKTRVMRRGVRQRLAGVVVNRHPNLARDEFDTLKAILTNCVRHGPASQNRDAHPDFRAHLAGRVAHATMLNAARGMKLQAIFDGIAWDAGDSGA; this is translated from the coding sequence ATGCATTCATCCGTATACGACACCGCGCACACGATCGCCGACGCGATGCTGGCCGGGCCGCCGGACCCCGGCGGCGTGGCCGCCCGCATGGCGGCCGTGCTCGGCGATGCGCCGCCGTGGTTGCACGACGTCGCGCGCGACGCGATCGCGCGCTTCGGCGCGCGCTGGGCCGCCGTCGAGCCCGGCGACCTGACGCGGCTCGTCGCCGAAGCGCCGGGATTTGTCGCAGCGTGGCGCAGCGACAGTCCGCCCGCGATCGTCCGCATCCTGCCGCGCCCCGCGGTGCAGCGGCCGCTGCCGGCGGCGCTCGGCGCGCTCGATTTGCCGCAATGGGCGACGCCCGGCGATCTTGCCGACTGGCTCGGCGTCGCCGTGCCCGACCTCGAATGGCTGGCGGACCGGTGGCGCGTTGCCGCACGCGGCAGCGAAACGCCGTTGCATCACTACACGTACGTGGCGCACGACAAGCGCAGCGGCGGGTGCCGCCTGGTCGAGATCCCGAAGGGCAGGCTGCGCGAAGCGCAGCGCCGCATCCTGCACGGGCTGCTCGATCGCGTACCGCCGCACGATGCCGCACACGGCTTCCGCAAGGGGCGCGGGATCGTGTCGTTCGCGGCGCCGCATGCCGATCGCGCAGTCGTGATCCGGTTCGACCTCGCCGACTTCTTCGCGTCGGTCAGCGCGGCAAAAGTCCATGCGCTGTTCGATACGCTCGGCTATCCGGTCGAGGTCGTCAGGACGCTGACCGCGCTTTGCACCAACCGCGTACCGTCCGCGCGCCTGCTCGCGCCGGACCTGCGCGACCGGTTCGACTGGATCGGCCGCCAGCGCTATCGCGAACGGCATCTCCCGCAGGGCGCGCCGACGTCGCCGGCGCTGGCGAACCTGAGCGCGTTCCGGTTCGACATGCGGCTCGCCGCGCTCGCGCGTTCGCTCGATGCGACCTACACGCGCTATGCCGACGATCTCGCATTTTCCGGCGGCGCCGTGTTGACGCGCGCGACGGAATGGATGACGGTCAGGGTCGCCGCGATTGCGCTCGAGGAGGGCTTCGCGCTGCAGCTGCGCAAGACCCGGGTGATGCGGCGCGGCGTGCGGCAGCGGCTTGCGGGCGTGGTCGTCAATCGGCACCCGAATCTCGCGCGCGACGAATTCGACACGCTGAAGGCGATACTGACCAACTGCGTGCGGCACGGGCCGGCGTCGCAGAATCGCGATGCGCATCCGGACTTCCGCGCGCATCTCGCCGGGCGTGTCGCGCACGCGACGATGCTGAACGCGGCGCGCGGGATGAAGCTGCAGGCGATCTTCGACGGGATCGCGTGGGACGCGGGCGATAGCGGCGCCTGA
- a CDS encoding DUF3141 domain-containing protein: MSDVNHAVPSPVQCAHDAIEYGIDAWQRSVLLLDVLRERGNIYLDHARSGQPPVLAFEYEVIMDGRALPQPANYALARIVPPDGSPETDPKKRPFIVIDPRAGHGPGIGGFKMDSEIGIALKQGHPCYFVFFFPHPEPSQTIESVTRAEIAFLECVAQRHPDAEDKPFLIGNCQGGWAALILAAAAPEMAGPLLLAGSPVSYWAGVAGKNPMRYTGGLLGGTWLASFAGDCGNGTFDGANLVNNFEQMNPSNTYWTKLYNVYANIDTEPARFLEFERWWGGHFLMNKEEMEWITQNLFVGNRLSAGEVVSADGRTRIDLRNIRSPIAVFASWGDNITPPQQALYWIPDLYDSVDAIRCNEQTIVYCLNDRIGHLGIFVSAGVAKKEHAELISALDLIDVLPPGLYEAVIEDTQPDLPGLEFVAGRYLIRFEAREISDILALGDGREGERAFEVVKRVAEINQGTYDKFVSPWVRAASNPWTAAWARLMNPARVERWAISNLNPWALPVKLTADAVRTWRQATSPENPLVKGENQVSRAIVRGLEGYQAWRDGAVEILFRTIYESPWLASLVGLKEGSVQRRTNETESWFEEEFKRLKRLELETWFENGTLLDGAMRLIIYCGRDLRVVDERPFNAMRELMRESGLDAQIRLSDLKQVTKRQTFLVLLDEERALAGLPKLLVRESDRRRALDVAYALAATVGEIAPVERARFDRVAEVLGLAPRARRATKSTESA; the protein is encoded by the coding sequence ATGTCCGACGTCAACCACGCGGTACCATCCCCGGTTCAGTGCGCGCACGACGCGATCGAATACGGGATCGATGCCTGGCAACGCAGCGTATTGCTGCTGGACGTGCTGCGTGAGCGCGGCAACATCTATCTCGATCATGCGCGGTCCGGCCAGCCTCCTGTTCTGGCGTTCGAGTACGAAGTCATCATGGACGGCCGAGCGCTGCCGCAGCCGGCAAATTATGCACTGGCGCGCATCGTCCCTCCGGACGGATCGCCCGAGACCGATCCGAAGAAACGGCCGTTCATCGTCATCGATCCCCGCGCCGGTCACGGGCCGGGCATCGGCGGCTTCAAGATGGACAGCGAGATCGGCATCGCATTGAAGCAGGGACACCCATGCTATTTCGTCTTCTTCTTTCCCCACCCGGAACCGAGCCAGACGATCGAATCGGTCACGCGCGCGGAGATCGCCTTTCTCGAATGCGTGGCGCAGCGGCACCCCGACGCCGAAGACAAGCCGTTCCTGATCGGCAACTGCCAAGGCGGATGGGCAGCGCTGATCCTTGCCGCCGCCGCGCCCGAAATGGCCGGGCCGCTGCTGCTCGCGGGCTCGCCGGTGTCCTACTGGGCCGGCGTGGCCGGCAAGAATCCGATGCGCTACACGGGCGGCCTGCTCGGCGGGACATGGCTCGCGTCGTTTGCCGGCGACTGCGGGAATGGAACCTTCGACGGCGCCAACCTGGTCAACAACTTCGAGCAGATGAATCCGTCCAATACGTATTGGACGAAGCTCTACAACGTCTACGCGAACATCGACACCGAGCCTGCCCGTTTCCTGGAATTCGAGCGCTGGTGGGGCGGCCATTTCCTGATGAACAAGGAGGAAATGGAATGGATCACGCAGAACCTCTTTGTCGGCAATCGCCTGTCCGCGGGCGAGGTGGTATCGGCTGACGGCAGGACGCGCATCGATCTGCGCAACATCCGTTCGCCGATCGCCGTCTTCGCATCGTGGGGCGACAACATCACGCCTCCGCAGCAGGCGCTTTACTGGATTCCGGATCTGTACGACAGCGTCGACGCGATCCGCTGCAACGAGCAGACGATCGTCTATTGCCTGAACGACAGGATCGGGCATCTGGGGATTTTCGTGTCCGCCGGCGTCGCGAAGAAGGAGCATGCCGAACTCATCAGCGCGCTCGACCTGATCGACGTGTTGCCGCCGGGCTTGTACGAAGCGGTGATCGAGGATACGCAGCCCGACCTGCCGGGTCTCGAGTTTGTCGCGGGGCGCTATCTGATTCGTTTCGAGGCCCGGGAGATCAGCGACATTCTCGCGCTCGGCGACGGGCGCGAAGGGGAGCGCGCGTTCGAAGTCGTCAAGCGCGTCGCCGAAATCAACCAGGGCACTTACGACAAGTTCGTTTCGCCGTGGGTGAGGGCTGCATCGAATCCGTGGACTGCGGCATGGGCACGGCTGATGAACCCGGCACGCGTCGAGCGGTGGGCGATTTCGAATCTGAATCCGTGGGCGTTGCCCGTCAAGCTGACCGCGGATGCGGTACGGACCTGGCGGCAGGCGACATCGCCCGAGAACCCGCTGGTCAAAGGCGAAAACCAGGTATCGCGGGCGATCGTGCGAGGTCTGGAAGGCTATCAGGCATGGCGCGACGGCGCCGTCGAGATCCTGTTCAGGACGATCTACGAGTCGCCGTGGCTCGCGTCTCTGGTCGGCCTGAAGGAGGGGTCCGTCCAGCGACGCACGAACGAAACGGAGAGTTGGTTCGAAGAGGAATTCAAGCGGCTCAAGCGACTTGAGCTTGAAACGTGGTTCGAGAACGGCACGCTGCTCGACGGCGCGATGCGCCTGATCATCTACTGCGGGCGCGATCTTCGTGTCGTGGATGAGCGCCCGTTCAACGCGATGCGCGAGCTGATGCGCGAATCCGGACTCGATGCGCAGATCCGGCTCTCCGACCTCAAGCAAGTGACCAAGCGTCAGACCTTTCTGGTGCTGCTGGACGAGGAGCGCGCGCTGGCGGGGCTTCCCAAGCTGCTGGTGCGCGAATCCGACCGCCGTCGCGCGCTCGACGTCGCCTATGCGTTGGCGGCCACCGTTGGCGAGATCGCGCCGGTGGAACGGGCTCGATTCGACCGTGTCGCCGAGGTGCTCGGCCTGGCGCCGCGCGCGCGTCGCGCGACGAAGTCGACGGAATCCGCGTGA
- the fabI gene encoding enoyl-ACP reductase FabI — protein sequence MEKIPNLPLEGRKALILGIANEHSIAYGCARAFRELGAELAITYANDKARPYVEPLARELGAALVMPLDVSKPGEMDALFDAIRRTWGRLDTAVHSIAFAPKADLQGGLINSSAEGFATAMDVSCHSFIRMARLAVPLMDQGGTLFAMSYLGASRVVPNYDLMGPVKAALEATCRYLAHELGPRGIRVHPISPGPLKTRAASGLKDFDLLLNEAVERAPLGELVDIMDVGFSCAYLATPYARRITGNTMFIDGGVSIMG from the coding sequence ATGGAGAAGATCCCGAACTTGCCGCTCGAGGGGCGCAAGGCGCTGATCCTCGGCATCGCGAACGAGCATTCGATCGCCTATGGATGTGCGCGAGCATTTCGCGAGCTGGGTGCGGAACTGGCGATCACCTATGCGAATGACAAGGCCCGTCCGTATGTCGAGCCGCTTGCGCGTGAACTCGGAGCGGCACTCGTGATGCCGCTCGACGTGTCGAAGCCGGGGGAAATGGACGCGTTGTTCGACGCGATTCGCCGGACGTGGGGGCGACTCGACACGGCGGTACATTCGATTGCATTTGCGCCCAAGGCGGATCTCCAGGGCGGTTTGATCAACAGCTCGGCGGAGGGGTTCGCAACGGCCATGGATGTGTCGTGTCACTCGTTCATTCGCATGGCGCGACTCGCCGTACCGTTGATGGATCAGGGCGGAACGCTGTTCGCGATGAGCTATCTGGGTGCCTCCAGGGTCGTGCCGAACTACGATCTGATGGGGCCGGTCAAGGCGGCGCTCGAGGCGACGTGCCGATATCTCGCACACGAGCTTGGTCCGCGCGGCATTCGCGTTCATCCGATTTCGCCGGGGCCGCTCAAGACGCGTGCCGCGTCGGGGCTCAAGGATTTCGATTTGCTGCTCAATGAAGCGGTTGAGCGGGCGCCGCTTGGCGAACTGGTCGACATCATGGATGTCGGTTTCAGTTGCGCCTATCTCGCCACGCCGTACGCGCGGCGAATTACAGGAAACACCATGTTCATCGACGGCGGCGTCAGCATCATGGGCTAG